The following nucleotide sequence is from Saccharomyces kudriavzevii IFO 1802 strain IFO1802 genome assembly, chromosome: 5.
TTAGACAGAGAACAAAATAATACGGCTAAAgccatttcttcatctaTCAAACAGAAAAGGTTGGAAAAAGCTGACAAGTTTTCAGTCCCATTACCAAAAGTTCGTGGTATaagtgaagaagaaatgtTCAAAGTTATTAAAACAGGTAAATCTAGGTCAAAGTCATGGAAGAGAATGATAACGAAACACACTTTTGTCGGTGAAGGTTTCACCAGAAGACCAGTTAAAATGGAAAGAATCATTAGACCAAGTGCGCTAAGACAGAAAAAGGCAAACGTTACTCATCCAGAATTGAGGGTTACCGTCTTTTTACCAATTTTAGCCGTCAAGAAAAATCCACAATCTCCAATGTATACTCAATTAGGTGTTTTGACCAAAGGTACCATCATTGAAGTCAACGTTTCCGAGTTGGGGATGGTTACAGCTGGTGGTAAGGTTGTCTGGGGTAAATATGCTCAAGTCACAAATGAACCGGATAGAGACGGTTGTGTTAATGCAGTTTTGCTTGTATGAACATACATATGTGGCATTCTgttcctcttttttctgttccAGTGGTTTCAAATAAGGTTTACTTTCAATTTAATAATGTAAGGTACATCTTAAAGCACGTAAGAACAGATATATAAAATACATACACTCCGGGTTCTGCATTGGTTtatctttttatttctcgtTATTCTCTGTACAATAATAAATCCAATATATCTTCTATTTTTGCTTGGACTACAACAAATGGCAGACGCACTCTCTCGGCGAGTTTGAGTAGCCAGAGGGGAATGGCGAAGTGCGATCGTTTCTATATACGTGACTTGTGGAGGCCATGCCGGCTGCAATATTGTTGCGCACATAAATGTCAAGTAATCTAAAAGGGAGTAAGGTATATTTGTAAAAAGCAGGTATActatatgtatataaaaaaaacgcATTAATATAAATCTAAAAGAggatataaaaaaaaaagaggcgTAAGGCAATGTAAAGTTATTGGTGTCATACTTCTTCTTAATAAGAAAGGCCTGGTACGCGAGCTCGGAAATTTTTTGGTCAATCATCAAAATAAGTATGTCTCGTTCttctccaaatttttttttggttgcTGTTAGTGTTGGAGTGATAGTAACAATCGTTAATGATTCTATGAgtaattcaaaaaaattaaagaagagCATCTTTTTTACTGCTACCAATCAAAATATAAAACAAGATAATTGACGCgaggaaagaaaagatggagAAAACGGAAGCCataatagaaaaaaaaatggtgtAAAAATGATCACTCCTGG
It contains:
- the NSA2 gene encoding rRNA-processing protein NSA2 (similar to Saccharomyces cerevisiae NSA2 (YER126C); ancestral locus Anc_8.137), encoding MPQNDYIERHIKQHGKRLDHEERKRKREARESHKTSERAQKLTGWKGKQFAKKRYAEKVSMRKKIKAHEQSKVKGSSKPLDTDGDALPTYLLDREQNNTAKAISSSIKQKRLEKADKFSVPLPKVRGISEEEMFKVIKTGKSRSKSWKRMITKHTFVGEGFTRRPVKMERIIRPSALRQKKANVTHPELRVTVFLPILAVKKNPQSPMYTQLGVLTKGTIIEVNVSELGMVTAGGKVVWGKYAQVTNEPDRDGCVNAVLLV